CCTTCTCCCCAGCATTCTGGACACAGCCCCATGAATGTCCTTGTTGCGTAATGTATAGATAATGGGATTGAGCAACGGGGTGATCACAATATATAGGACCGCCAGTTCTTTGTCACGATCAGGAGCTGTGTCTGACCCGGGGGTCAGGTACACAAAGATTAAGATGCCATAGAACAAGATGACCACGACCAAGTGGGAGGCACAAGTAGAGAAGGCCTTGTGCCGTCCGGTGGAGGACCGCATCCGTACCACGGTAGACAGTATGAGCAGGTAAGATGCGAGGATAACAAAAAAGGGAATGACAATGATCAATGAAGCCAATATAATTATGATGCGCTCTGTCACATGTATGTCAGTGCATGCGAGTTTCAGCACAATGGGCATGTCGCAGAAAAAATGGTTAATGCGGTTGGGGCCACAGTAGGGGAGGTGAAGGGTAATGCCTACATTGATTGAGGCAAGAAGGAAGCCACTGGCCCAAGATCCTGAGGCAAGCTTAACTTGACGCCTTCTACCCATAACGATGACATATAGCAAAGGGTGGCAGATGGCCAAGTAGCGGTCATAAGCCATGGCCCCTAACAGAAAACACTCTACACTACCCAGGCATATGACCATGTACATTTGAAAGGCACACCGGGTGAAGGAGATGGCTCCGTTTCCAGTGAAGAGATGAACCAGCATCTGGGGTGTGCTGGAGGTAACATATAGGATCTCCAGGACTGAAAGATTTgagaggaagaagtacatgggggtgtggaGGGAGGAGTCCCCTCGGACCAACGTGATGATCACGAAGTTCCCTATGACAGTGAGGGCATAGATGAGGAGGATGACCAAGAAGAGAAGAATTTGCGTCTTGCGGTGGTTGGTGAGTCCTACCAGAATGAATTCTGTGACGGAAGAGAAGTTCTTAGCACCCATCATGGGCTCCTGTCTGCAGAGGAAGGGTAAAGAATCAGTGATGTAATTATGTATAACTCCCTGTTCCATGGAAGTAAACACAAAtagtccatcagaacatcatgaagaGTCGAGTCTTCAGGGTTCTCTTATAGAATGTGTGCCATAATATGAGGGCATTGATTCCAGAAACATAATACGGGTGTCCCACTATATTAAAAATGTTCCCAATCTTCAGTCATGATAAGTTGGATCCAACAAGATTTTCCCCTTCCaaacaagggagaaggagggcTTTTGGGTCACTCCAAATGACACTTGCATACTTCTGctctctgaggtaaattttccctcagaaaataaaattccctcacagactgagctgcccttgtagtctggtttctttattataaaataaaactgaCCTGCCCCTCTTGTCACTGATAGATCTTTTAGTTTTAATTCATCCCTGGAACTTTTGGAGAAAGTATAAGAGCTCTTTTTCCTTAAAACCCTTTCCAGGATGACACTGCGACTTCTGTTATCAACCAACCAACAAAAGATTTTAAGGAT
The Paroedura picta isolate Pp20150507F chromosome 16, Ppicta_v3.0, whole genome shotgun sequence genome window above contains:
- the LOC143826599 gene encoding olfactory receptor 2D3-like, which codes for MMGAKNFSSVTEFILVGLTNHRKTQILLFLVILLIYALTVIGNFVIITLVRGDSSLHTPMYFFLSNLSVLEILYVTSSTPQMLVHLFTGNGAISFTRCAFQMYMVICLGSVECFLLGAMAYDRYLAICHPLLYVIVMGRRRQVKLASGSWASGFLLASINVGITLHLPYCGPNRINHFFCDMPIVLKLACTDIHVTERIIIILASLIIVIPFFVILASYLLILSTVVRMRSSTGRHKAFSTCASHLVVVILFYGILIFVYLTPGSDTAPDRDKELAVLYIVITPLLNPIIYTLRNKDIHGAVSRMLGRRCSTQKR